From Brassica oleracea var. oleracea cultivar TO1000 chromosome C3, BOL, whole genome shotgun sequence, a single genomic window includes:
- the LOC106328822 gene encoding protein LURP-one-related 12, which produces MELVEERGEKRVVVDKAYLYEEDKPLTVCKTSLFYTGDGFAAYDCHGDIIFRVDSYGPDTRDNDEFVLMDVAGKCLLTVKRKRPTLHQRWEGFLGERSDGQKPIFSVRRSSIIGRCTMEVEVYDGTGEEYTIDGDFSQRSCLIYDTNKRTVAEIKRKVNASTNVMLGRDVFTLEIKPGFDGAFVMGLVLVLDQINGDDPVEIGDEQVHPFVED; this is translated from the exons ATGGAATTAGTTGAAGAGAGGGGTGAAAAAAGAGTTGTGGTGGACAAAGCATATCTCTACGAAGAAGACAAACCACTTACTGTCTGCAAAACCTCTCTTTTCTACACTGGTGATGGCTTCGCCGCCTACGACTGTCACGGCGATATCATCTTTAGGGTCGATTCATACGGACCCGACACAAGAGATAACGACGAGTTTGTCCTCATGGATGTCGCCGGAAAGTGTCTCCTCACCGTTAAACGAAAG AGACCAACTCTGCACCAAAGATGGGAAGGTTTTCTCGGGGAGAGATCAGACGGTCAGAAACCAATATTCAGTGTCCGAAGATCGTCAATAATCGGACGGTGCACGATGGAAGTAGAGGTTTACGACGGAACAGGAGAAGAGTACACCATAGATGGTGACTTCTCGCAACGTAGCTGTCTCATATACGACACGAATAAGCGAACTGTGGCTGAGATCAAACGCAAAGTGAACGCGTCAACGAACGTGATGCTTGGACGAGATGTGTTCACTCTCGAGATTAAACCTGGTTTCGACGGAGCTTTCGTGATGGGTTTGGTCCTTGTGCTTGACCAGATCAACGGTGATGATCCAGTTGAGATTGGTGATGAACAGGTGCACCCTTTTGTTGAGGACTAG
- the LOC106328707 gene encoding phosphatidylcholine:diacylglycerol cholinephosphotransferase 1-like isoform X1, with amino-acid sequence MSTNTVVPLRRRSNGYHTNGVAFNGMENIVKKTDDCYTNGNGVGGKSKASFLTWTMRDAVFVARYHWIPCFFAVGVLFFMGVEYTLQMVPAKSEPFDIGFVATRSLNRVLASSPDLNTLLAALNTVFVAMQTTYIVWTWLMEGRPRATISACFMFTCRGILGYSTQLPLPQDFLGSGVDFPVGNVSFFLFYSGHVAGSMIASLDMRRMQRLRLAMLFDILNILQSIRLLGTRGHYTIDLAVGVGAGILFDSLAGKYEEMMSKRHNLANGFSLISKDSLVN; translated from the exons ATGTCAACTAATACCGTCGTCCCTCTCCGTCGCAGATCTAACGGATATCACACTAACGGCGTGGCCTTCAACGGAATGGAGAACATTGTCAAGAAAACCGACGACTGCTACACCAATGGCAACGGAGTAGGAGGGAAGAGCAAGGCGTCATTTCTGACATGGACCATGCGTGACGCTGTCTTCGTAGCGAGATACCATTGGATACCATGTTTCTTTGCTGTCGGAGTTCTGTTCTTTATGGGGGTTGAGTACACGCTCCAGATGGTTCCGGCGAAGTCTGAGCCGTTCGATATTGGGTTTGTGGCCACGCGCTCTCTGAACCGCGTCTTGGCGAGTTCACCGGATCTTAACACCCTTTTAGCGGCTCTAAACACG GTATTCGTAGCGATGCAAACGACGTATATTGTATGGACATGGTTGATGGAAGGAAGGCCACGAGCCACTATCTCGGCTTGCTTCATGTTTACTTGTCGCGGCATTCTTGGTTACTCTACTCAGCTCCCTCTACCACAG GATTTTTTAGGATCAGGAGTTGATTTTCCGGTGGGAAACGTCTCATTCTTCCTCTTCTATTCTGGCCACGTAGCCGGTTCAATGATCGCATCCTTGGACATGAGGAGAATGCAGAGGTTGAGACTAGCGATGCTTTTTGACATCCTCAACATATTACAATCGATCAGGCTGCTCGGGACGAGAGGACACTACACGATCGATCTTGCGGTCGGAGTTGGCGCTGGGATTCTCTTTGACTCATTGGCTGGGAAGTACGAAGAGATGATGAGCAAGAGACACAATTTAGCCAATGGTTTTAGTTTGATTTCTAAAGACTCGCTAGTCAATTAA
- the LOC106328707 gene encoding phosphatidylcholine:diacylglycerol cholinephosphotransferase 1-like isoform X2, whose protein sequence is MENIVKKTDDCYTNGNGVGGKSKASFLTWTMRDAVFVARYHWIPCFFAVGVLFFMGVEYTLQMVPAKSEPFDIGFVATRSLNRVLASSPDLNTLLAALNTVFVAMQTTYIVWTWLMEGRPRATISACFMFTCRGILGYSTQLPLPQDFLGSGVDFPVGNVSFFLFYSGHVAGSMIASLDMRRMQRLRLAMLFDILNILQSIRLLGTRGHYTIDLAVGVGAGILFDSLAGKYEEMMSKRHNLANGFSLISKDSLVN, encoded by the exons ATGGAGAACATTGTCAAGAAAACCGACGACTGCTACACCAATGGCAACGGAGTAGGAGGGAAGAGCAAGGCGTCATTTCTGACATGGACCATGCGTGACGCTGTCTTCGTAGCGAGATACCATTGGATACCATGTTTCTTTGCTGTCGGAGTTCTGTTCTTTATGGGGGTTGAGTACACGCTCCAGATGGTTCCGGCGAAGTCTGAGCCGTTCGATATTGGGTTTGTGGCCACGCGCTCTCTGAACCGCGTCTTGGCGAGTTCACCGGATCTTAACACCCTTTTAGCGGCTCTAAACACG GTATTCGTAGCGATGCAAACGACGTATATTGTATGGACATGGTTGATGGAAGGAAGGCCACGAGCCACTATCTCGGCTTGCTTCATGTTTACTTGTCGCGGCATTCTTGGTTACTCTACTCAGCTCCCTCTACCACAG GATTTTTTAGGATCAGGAGTTGATTTTCCGGTGGGAAACGTCTCATTCTTCCTCTTCTATTCTGGCCACGTAGCCGGTTCAATGATCGCATCCTTGGACATGAGGAGAATGCAGAGGTTGAGACTAGCGATGCTTTTTGACATCCTCAACATATTACAATCGATCAGGCTGCTCGGGACGAGAGGACACTACACGATCGATCTTGCGGTCGGAGTTGGCGCTGGGATTCTCTTTGACTCATTGGCTGGGAAGTACGAAGAGATGATGAGCAAGAGACACAATTTAGCCAATGGTTTTAGTTTGATTTCTAAAGACTCGCTAGTCAATTAA
- the LOC106334852 gene encoding uncharacterized protein LOC106334852, producing MAAAANTAAIFASPLKPLSSKSSLLYSSTISPLQKRYPTRKLDLQVIKAVATTLAPLEEIKEYKLPSWALFEMGKAPVYWKTMNGLPPTAGEKLKLFYNPAATELTPNEDYGVAFNGGFNQPIMCGGEPRAMLKKDRGKADSPIYTMQICIPKHAVNLIFSFTNGVDWDGPYRLQFQVPKRWQNKPTGFFNEGLANELSQDGACERAIFPDSNIVATRCTMIANLTVEGGDRCNLDLVPGCMDTNSEHFNPLANVDDGSCPLELSDSDE from the exons ATGGCTGCAGCCGCTAACACCGCCGCTATTTTCGCCTCTCCTTTGAAGCCTTTATCCTCTAAAAGCAGTCTTT TGTACAGTTCAACGATTAGTCCACTACAAAAGAGATATCCAACGAGGAAGCTTGATCTCCAAGTAATTAAAGCTGTTGCCACGACTCTTGCACCCCTCGAAGAGATCAAAGA ATATAAGCTTCCTTCATGGGCATTGTTTGAGATGGGGAAAGCTCCAGTGTACTGGAAAACCATGAACGGTCTTCCTCCAACCGCA GGTGAAAAGTTGAAACTTTTCTATAATCCAGCTGCAACTGAACTCACTCCTAACGAGGACTATGGGGTTGCTTTTAACG GAGGTTTTAACCAACCAATCATGTGTGGTGGGGAACCAAGAGCAATGCTTAAAAAAGATAGAGGCAAAGCTGATTCTCCCATTTATACTATGCAGATTTGCATTCCTAAGCACG CTGTGAATTTGATATTCTCGTTCACCAATGGTGTCGATTGGGACGGTCCTTACAGACTTCAGTTCCAAGTCCCTAAGAGATGGCAAAACAAACCTACTGGGTTCTTCAATGAG GGTCTAGCGAATGAGTTGAGTCAAGATGGAGCCTGTGAGAGAGCAATATTTCCTGACTCCAACATTGTTGCGACACGGTGCACAATGATTGCCAACTTGACGGTCGAAGGA GGAGATAGATGCAATCTAGATCTCGTTCCTGGGTGCATGGATACAAATTCAGAACATTTCAACCCGTTGGCTAATGTTGATGATGGTTCTTGCCCCCTCGAGTTATCTGATTCTGATGAATAG
- the LOC106334850 gene encoding palmitoyl-monogalactosyldiacylglycerol delta-7 desaturase, chloroplastic: MASLLTSPLTKHKPFCLSSSPRTLTTSPSLNFTRVSFTHSQKLAPFKLPSLLSAFSEKGQKRDVTASASESGDYRRIMLSDVMVKKKEDKVPWWEREWSPMDYGAVAVVLSMHVLSLLAPFHFNWRAVSVAFGLYIVTGLLGVTLSFHRNLSHKSFKLPKWLEYLFAYFGAQALQGNPIDWVSTHRYHHQFCDSDRDPHSPLDGFWFSHMNWMFDANTITQRVGERNNVGDLEKQPFYQFLRSTYIWHPLALAVALYALGGFPFVVWGMGVRIVWVYHITWLVNSACHVWGEQAWNTGDLSKNNWMVAALAFGEGWHNNHHAFEFSARHGLEWWQLDMTWYVVRFLQAIGLATDVKLPSEAQKQRMTLTND; the protein is encoded by the exons ATGGCTTCTCTTTTGACTTCTCCTCTAACAAAGCACAAGCCTTTCTGCCTCTCTTCATCTCCACGAACACTAACAACATCACCGTCCTTAAACTTCACCAGAGTCTCATTCACCCACAGCCAAAAGCTCGCTCCTTTCAAGCTCCCAAGTCTCCTCTCCGCATTCTCCGAAAAGGGGCAGAAACGAGATGTCACCGCATCAGCATCGGAGTCGGGAGATTACAGAAGGATAATGCTCTCCGATGTGATGGTGAAGAAGAAGGAGGATAAGGTCCCTTGGTGGGAAAGAGAATGGTCGCCGATGGATTATGGAGCTGTTGCTGTGGTGCTCTCAATGCATGTGCTTAGCTTGTTGGCTCCGTTTCATTTCAACTGGAGAGCTGTTTCGGTTGCTTTTGGGCTTTATATCGTTACTGGGCTTCTGGGTGTTACTCTATCTTTCCATAGGAATCTCTCTCATAAAAGCTTCAAGCTTCCTAAATGGCTTGAGTACTTGTTTGCTTATTTTGGAGCTCAAGCTCTTCAG GGGAACCCTATTGATTGGGTGAGTACGCATAGGTATCATCATCAGTTCTGTGATTCAGACAGAGATCCTCATAGTCCGCTTGATGGGTTTTGGTTTAGTCACATGAATTGGATGTTTGATGCCAATACTATCACGCAAAGG GTTGGTGAGCGGAATAATGTTGGAGATTTAGAGAAGCAGCCTTTCTATCAGTTCCTTAGATCTACTTACATTTGGCATCCCTTGGCTCTAGCTGTTGCTCTATACGCATTGGGAGGCTTCCCCTTCGTTGTTTGGGGAATG GGTGTAAGAATAGTATGGGTGTATCATATAACTTGGCTAGTGAACTCAGCTTGTCATGTATGGGGGGAACAAGCATGGAACACTGGAGATTTGTCTAAGAACAACTG GATGGTAGCAGCTCTTGCGTTTGGAGAAGGATGGCACAACAATCACCACGCTTTCGAGTTCTCGGCTCGACATGGCCTAGAATGGTGGCAACTTGATATGACTTGGTATGTGGTTAGATTCCTCCAAGCTATTGGTTTAGCAACCGATGTTAAGCTGCCTTCAGAAGCTCAGAAACAACGAATGACATTGACCAACGACTAA